A single Pseudomonas brassicacearum DNA region contains:
- a CDS encoding DUF962 domain-containing protein codes for MKSLVDHLSQYAAYHRDPRNIASHFIGIPLIFVAVAVLLSRPGWQVGAVLVSPALLVAVASAWFYLRLELRLGVLMTVLLGLALWLGQVLAAQSTWVWLGSGLGMFVVGWVIQFVGHYYEGRKPAFVDDLTGLIVGPLFVVVEAGFLLGLRGELKRAIEERVGPVALRHQRSVA; via the coding sequence ATGAAAAGCCTCGTCGATCATCTCAGTCAATACGCCGCCTATCATCGCGACCCGCGCAACATCGCCAGCCATTTCATCGGCATTCCGCTGATCTTCGTCGCCGTCGCCGTGCTGCTGTCGCGGCCAGGCTGGCAGGTAGGTGCGGTCCTGGTGTCGCCAGCGCTGCTGGTGGCCGTGGCCAGTGCCTGGTTCTACTTGCGCCTGGAGTTGCGCCTGGGGGTGCTGATGACGGTGTTGCTGGGCCTGGCGCTATGGCTGGGCCAGGTGCTCGCCGCGCAAAGCACCTGGGTATGGCTGGGCAGTGGCCTGGGGATGTTCGTGGTGGGTTGGGTGATCCAGTTTGTCGGCCACTATTACGAAGGCCGCAAGCCGGCGTTCGTCGACGACCTCACCGGGCTGATTGTCGGGCCGCTGTTTGTGGTGGTGGAGGCAGGCTTTCTGCTGGGGCTTCGCGGCGAACTGAAGCGGGCCATCGAAGAGCGCGTCGGGCCCGTAGCCTTGCGCCACCAGCGCTCGGTCGCCTGA
- a CDS encoding Crp/Fnr family transcriptional regulator: MNSHPWHSHLMAGHWYSHLPAEFQNSLLGMARVRRLTPGHRLFQRGDPPCGLYALLEGAVRVGAVNEQGKEALLSVVEAPHWFGEICLFDGQPRTHDAVVVGQCTLLHVPQAPLLALLQEQPIYWRHLALLMSHKLRLTFINLEHLSLMPAPARVAYRLLMIAEGYGEIEPARRVLQLPQEQLALMLALSRQTTNQILKDLQAQGILHLGYGEIEIVDIERLRALTTP, from the coding sequence ATGAATTCGCATCCCTGGCACTCACACCTGATGGCCGGCCACTGGTACAGCCATCTGCCTGCTGAGTTTCAGAATAGTCTGCTGGGCATGGCGCGGGTGCGCCGCCTGACGCCGGGTCATCGGCTGTTCCAGCGCGGCGATCCACCGTGCGGGCTGTATGCCCTGCTGGAAGGCGCGGTGCGTGTTGGAGCAGTGAACGAACAGGGCAAGGAGGCGCTGCTGAGCGTGGTGGAGGCGCCCCACTGGTTCGGTGAAATCTGCCTGTTCGATGGCCAGCCGCGCACGCATGATGCGGTGGTCGTCGGTCAATGTACGCTGCTGCACGTGCCCCAGGCGCCGTTGCTGGCATTGCTGCAAGAGCAGCCGATCTACTGGCGGCATCTCGCATTATTGATGAGCCACAAACTGCGCCTGACCTTCATCAACCTGGAGCACCTGAGCCTGATGCCCGCCCCGGCCCGCGTGGCCTACCGCCTGCTGATGATCGCCGAGGGCTACGGCGAAATCGAACCGGCCCGACGGGTCCTGCAACTGCCCCAGGAACAACTGGCGCTGATGCTCGCGCTGTCACGCCAGACCACCAACCAAATCCTCAAGGACCTGCAGGCCCAGGGCATTCTTCACCTGGGGTATGGCGAGATAGAAATCGTCGACATCGAGCGGTTGCGGGCGTTGACCACGCCCTGA
- the cysW gene encoding sulfate ABC transporter permease subunit CysW, whose amino-acid sequence MSQSSICAASTNAARRGSATSRRVLIGFGWLIFALFLLLPLFIVVSQGLKLGLGAFFTAIFEPDALSALKLTVVAVLISVPLNLVFGVSAAWCVSKYSFRGKSMLVTLIDLPFSVSPVIAGLVYVLMFGAQGLFGPWLSDHDIQIVFALPGIVLATIFVTVPFVARELIPLMQEQGTQEEEAARLLGANGWQMFWHITVPNIKWGLIYGVVLCTARAMGEFGAVSVVSGHIRGVTNTLPLHVEILYNEYNHVAAFAVASLLLILALLILLLKQWSENRINRLRASAAEE is encoded by the coding sequence ATGTCCCAATCGTCTATTTGCGCGGCCTCCACCAACGCTGCCCGTCGCGGCAGTGCAACGTCGCGGCGCGTGCTGATCGGCTTCGGCTGGCTGATTTTTGCGCTGTTTCTGCTGTTGCCGTTGTTCATCGTGGTGTCCCAGGGCCTGAAGCTCGGGCTGGGGGCGTTCTTCACGGCGATCTTCGAGCCCGATGCACTGTCGGCGTTGAAGCTCACGGTAGTTGCCGTGCTGATCTCGGTGCCGCTGAACCTGGTGTTCGGCGTCAGTGCCGCGTGGTGCGTGAGCAAATATTCATTCCGTGGCAAGAGCATGCTGGTGACGCTGATCGACCTGCCGTTCTCGGTGTCGCCGGTGATCGCGGGCCTGGTCTACGTGCTGATGTTCGGCGCCCAGGGCCTGTTCGGGCCGTGGCTGTCGGATCACGACATCCAGATCGTGTTTGCGCTGCCGGGGATCGTCCTGGCGACCATCTTCGTCACCGTACCGTTCGTGGCCCGTGAGCTTATCCCGCTGATGCAGGAGCAGGGCACCCAGGAAGAAGAGGCCGCGCGCTTGCTCGGCGCCAATGGCTGGCAGATGTTCTGGCATATCACCGTGCCGAACATCAAGTGGGGCCTGATCTACGGCGTGGTGCTGTGTACCGCCCGGGCCATGGGTGAGTTCGGTGCGGTGTCGGTGGTGTCCGGGCACATTCGCGGGGTGACCAACACCCTGCCGCTGCACGTCGAGATCCTCTACAACGAATACAACCACGTGGCCGCGTTCGCTGTGGCGAGCCTGTTGCTGATCCTGGCGCTCTTGATCCTGCTGCTCAAGCAGTGGAGCGAAAACCGAATCAACCGCCTGCGCGCCAGCGCCGCGGAGGAATAA
- a CDS encoding sulfate ABC transporter substrate-binding protein: MSFIRRYALAALASGVFAGSAVAKDYELLNVSYDPTRELYQDYNAEFASFWKKTHPDDSVKIQQSHGGSGKQGRAVIDGLRADVVTLALAGDIDEIAKLGKSLPTDWQTRLPEASTPYTSTIVFLVRKGNPKGIKDWGDLIKNDVSVITPNPKTSGGARWNFLAAWAYGLKANGGDEAKAKQYVQALFKRVPILDTGARGSTITFVNNGQGDVLLAWENEAFLALKEDGGADKFDIVVPSLSILAEPPVAVVDKNAEKKGNLEIAEAYLKHLYSPAGQEIAAKNFYRPRDKDVAAKYARQFPKLDLVTIDKDFGGWKSAQPKFFNDGGVFDQIYQAQ, encoded by the coding sequence ATGTCGTTCATTCGTCGTTATGCCCTGGCCGCGCTGGCCAGTGGTGTTTTTGCAGGTTCCGCCGTCGCCAAGGATTACGAGCTGCTCAATGTGTCCTACGACCCGACCCGCGAGCTGTATCAGGATTACAACGCCGAATTCGCCAGTTTCTGGAAGAAAACGCACCCGGACGACAGCGTGAAGATCCAGCAGTCCCACGGTGGTTCGGGCAAGCAAGGTCGGGCGGTGATCGATGGTCTGCGGGCCGATGTGGTGACCCTGGCCCTGGCCGGCGACATCGATGAAATCGCCAAGCTGGGCAAGTCCCTGCCGACCGACTGGCAAACACGCCTGCCGGAAGCCAGCACGCCCTACACGTCCACCATCGTGTTCCTGGTGCGCAAGGGCAATCCCAAGGGCATCAAGGATTGGGGCGACCTGATCAAGAATGACGTGTCGGTCATCACCCCGAACCCGAAGACTTCCGGCGGTGCGCGCTGGAACTTCCTCGCCGCCTGGGCCTACGGCCTGAAGGCCAACGGGGGCGACGAAGCCAAGGCCAAGCAATACGTGCAGGCGTTGTTCAAGCGCGTGCCGATCCTCGACACCGGCGCCCGTGGCTCGACCATTACCTTCGTCAACAACGGTCAGGGCGACGTGTTGCTGGCCTGGGAAAACGAAGCCTTCCTGGCGCTGAAAGAGGACGGCGGCGCGGACAAGTTCGACATCGTCGTGCCGTCGCTGTCGATCCTCGCCGAACCGCCCGTGGCGGTGGTGGACAAGAATGCCGAGAAAAAGGGCAACCTGGAGATCGCCGAAGCCTACCTCAAGCACCTGTACAGCCCGGCCGGCCAGGAAATCGCCGCGAAGAACTTCTATCGTCCACGGGACAAGGACGTGGCCGCCAAGTACGCCCGGCAGTTTCCAAAGCTGGACCTGGTGACCATCGACAAGGACTTCGGCGGCTGGAAAAGCGCCCAGCCGAAATTCTTCAACGATGGCGGTGTGTTCGACCAGATATATCAGGCGCAGTGA
- the oscA gene encoding sulfur starvation response protein OscA: MSASLRSVDGQDEATILREIQSALRDLRFGAVEITVHNAQVVQIERKEKFRLQQPSHKPS, translated from the coding sequence ATGAGCGCATCTCTACGTAGCGTTGACGGCCAGGACGAAGCAACCATCTTGCGCGAGATCCAGAGCGCCTTGCGCGATCTGCGTTTTGGGGCGGTGGAAATCACCGTGCACAACGCACAGGTGGTCCAGATCGAACGCAAGGAAAAATTCCGGCTGCAACAACCCAGTCATAAGCCGTCTTGA
- a CDS encoding GMC oxidoreductase codes for MSTEQAEVIIVGAGLAGSIIAYQLAMAGVDVLVLESGPEIPANRAQYLERFYTATLKTPESPYPPVSSLDSPRDPSKENAPRATIADLILGWKEPKTSYLVQKGPLPFNSTYERVGGGTTWHWVGTCLRMVPNDFRLKSKYGVGVDWPIGYDDLQSAYCRAEAEIGVSANVADQAYLGMTFPEGYSFPMHSIPLSLVDGSFVGAVTGQTFDGLPLVVSPTPAGRNSQPYAGRRVCAGNTNCTPICPIQAKYDATVTLNKALNTGKVRVMYRTVASKVTVGPDKNINGIEFIQYQLGEGPQTGTGVAIGQRYVIAAHAIETPKLLLNSKTPAWPDGVANSSGQVGRSLSDHPIYLAWGLMPEGKTVFPYRGPVSTAGIESLRDGDFRSQRAAWRIEIGNEGWNWPVGDPYVTVADFIDGKNKSCTNPLPSKENPPPPTEALYGTALIQRLNDLFIRQFRIGFLVEQVEKDPDRSNSYIVPSTDKLTDGLGILRPEIHYDLSDYTKEGFRQAKILASHIIKDLLGAVELTVPIGQGTFRYKEEDYSFQGAGHLMGTYRMGDDPAKSVVDKDQRSWDHKNLFLVGDGVFPSTGTSNPSLTIAALSFRAGDTVANDLKAVTMQVQSTIAWQGTGVQVNGLVPRLVRYVSGLWCASPQGGNVDGNGGSRHIDYSSYALPGAAEGALIGRVGNGGKPFLVGDLGQVPGNEQGELQLCINDDLTGQHGSGLKDNTGALTIRVEFGAL; via the coding sequence ATGAGTACCGAACAAGCCGAGGTGATCATCGTTGGCGCGGGGCTGGCGGGCAGCATCATCGCTTATCAGTTGGCCATGGCGGGCGTGGATGTGCTGGTGCTCGAATCGGGCCCGGAGATCCCGGCCAACCGCGCGCAATATCTGGAACGCTTCTACACGGCCACCTTGAAAACCCCGGAGTCCCCTTATCCTCCGGTGTCGTCCCTGGACTCGCCGCGTGACCCGAGCAAGGAAAATGCCCCTCGGGCGACCATCGCCGACCTGATCCTTGGCTGGAAAGAGCCGAAAACCAGCTACCTGGTGCAGAAGGGCCCGCTGCCCTTCAACAGCACCTATGAACGGGTGGGCGGCGGCACGACCTGGCATTGGGTCGGGACGTGCCTGCGCATGGTGCCGAACGATTTTCGCCTCAAGAGCAAGTACGGCGTCGGGGTGGATTGGCCGATCGGTTACGACGATCTGCAAAGCGCTTATTGCCGGGCCGAGGCGGAAATCGGCGTGTCGGCCAATGTCGCCGACCAGGCCTACCTGGGCATGACCTTTCCCGAGGGTTATTCATTCCCGATGCACAGCATTCCGTTGTCGTTGGTCGATGGCAGTTTTGTCGGCGCCGTGACCGGGCAGACGTTCGACGGTTTGCCGCTGGTGGTCAGCCCGACCCCGGCTGGACGCAACTCCCAGCCCTACGCCGGGCGCCGGGTGTGTGCCGGCAATACCAACTGCACGCCGATCTGCCCGATCCAGGCCAAGTACGACGCGACGGTGACCCTGAACAAGGCCCTGAACACCGGCAAGGTCCGGGTCATGTACCGGACCGTGGCCAGCAAAGTGACCGTGGGCCCGGACAAGAACATCAATGGTATCGAATTCATTCAATACCAGCTTGGCGAGGGGCCGCAGACGGGCACTGGCGTGGCCATCGGGCAGCGTTACGTGATCGCGGCCCATGCCATCGAAACCCCTAAATTGTTGCTCAATTCCAAGACCCCGGCCTGGCCCGATGGCGTGGCCAACAGCAGTGGGCAAGTGGGACGCAGTTTGTCCGACCACCCGATTTACCTGGCATGGGGGCTGATGCCGGAAGGCAAGACGGTATTTCCGTACAGGGGCCCGGTGTCCACGGCGGGCATCGAGAGCCTGCGTGACGGCGATTTTCGCAGCCAGCGAGCGGCGTGGCGCATCGAAATCGGCAACGAGGGCTGGAACTGGCCGGTGGGCGACCCTTACGTCACCGTGGCCGATTTTATCGACGGGAAGAACAAAAGCTGCACCAACCCGTTGCCATCGAAAGAGAACCCGCCGCCGCCCACTGAGGCGCTTTACGGCACGGCGCTGATTCAACGGCTCAACGATTTGTTCATCCGCCAGTTTCGGATCGGCTTTTTGGTGGAGCAGGTAGAGAAGGATCCCGACCGGTCCAATAGCTACATCGTGCCCTCGACGGACAAACTCACGGACGGGCTCGGCATTCTCCGGCCGGAAATCCACTACGACCTGTCCGATTACACCAAGGAAGGTTTCAGGCAGGCGAAGATACTGGCGAGCCATATCATCAAGGACCTGCTTGGTGCCGTGGAGCTGACGGTGCCGATTGGCCAAGGGACTTTCAGGTACAAAGAAGAGGATTACAGCTTCCAGGGCGCCGGGCACCTGATGGGCACCTATCGCATGGGCGATGATCCGGCCAAGTCGGTGGTGGACAAGGACCAGCGCAGTTGGGACCACAAGAACCTGTTCCTGGTGGGCGACGGCGTCTTTCCCAGCACCGGCACTTCGAACCCGAGCCTGACGATTGCAGCGCTGTCGTTCCGGGCCGGGGACACTGTGGCCAACGACCTGAAGGCGGTGACGATGCAGGTCCAATCCACCATCGCCTGGCAGGGCACCGGCGTGCAGGTCAACGGGTTGGTCCCGCGCCTGGTTCGCTACGTCAGCGGGCTCTGGTGTGCCAGCCCGCAGGGCGGCAATGTCGATGGAAATGGCGGTTCGAGGCACATCGACTACAGCAGCTATGCCTTGCCCGGTGCCGCCGAAGGCGCCTTGATCGGTCGCGTGGGCAATGGTGGCAAGCCGTTCCTGGTGGGTGATCTGGGACAGGTTCCGGGCAACGAGCAAGGGGAACTGCAACTGTGCATCAACGATGACCTGACCGGGCAGCACGGGTCTGGCTTGAAAGATAACACCGGCGCGCTGACGATACGGGTCGAGTTTGGTGCGCTGTAA
- a CDS encoding AraC family transcriptional regulator: MTEPTSLASWTRALRKQLDALGLDSHALCVEAGLDPQWMDDPNARYPLSATTRLWALAVQASGDPAIGLRVSRFVSPTTFHALGYALVASGSLREVFERIVRYHPVVSDALTLQLIRAGDRYRFSLEVPPGRPAPAFEAIDAFAAIYVRTCRNRLGRDYAPLAVYLRRPEPADPSPWHKVFRSPVHFGADQDRLEFNLADFDSHLDDANPELAEHNETVLERTLAQLKPLTWERKVRAAIEAQLPEGEPSAERIAQAMHLSLRSLQRHLADEGCRFDALLNECRENLALLHLRDPNCSLSEVSYLLGFADASSFSRAFKRWTGMTPGQFRDGLR, encoded by the coding sequence ATGACTGAACCGACTTCCCTCGCCAGCTGGACCCGCGCCCTGCGCAAACAGCTCGATGCGCTGGGCCTGGACAGCCATGCCCTGTGCGTAGAAGCCGGCCTCGACCCGCAATGGATGGACGACCCGAATGCCCGTTACCCGCTCTCGGCCACCACGCGCCTGTGGGCATTGGCCGTGCAGGCCAGCGGCGACCCGGCCATCGGCCTGCGGGTGTCGCGCTTCGTCAGCCCCACCACGTTTCATGCGCTGGGTTATGCCCTGGTGGCCAGCGGCAGCCTGCGGGAAGTGTTCGAGCGGATCGTGCGCTATCACCCGGTGGTCAGCGATGCCTTGACCCTCCAGCTGATCCGCGCCGGGGACCGTTATCGCTTCAGCCTCGAGGTGCCGCCGGGCCGACCGGCGCCAGCCTTTGAAGCCATCGATGCGTTCGCGGCGATTTACGTGCGCACCTGCCGCAATCGCCTCGGCCGTGATTACGCACCGCTGGCGGTGTACCTGCGGCGCCCGGAACCCGCGGACCCCAGCCCCTGGCACAAGGTGTTCCGCTCGCCAGTGCATTTTGGCGCCGACCAGGATCGCCTGGAGTTCAACCTCGCCGATTTCGACAGCCACCTGGACGACGCCAACCCGGAACTGGCCGAACACAACGAAACCGTGCTCGAACGCACCCTCGCCCAGCTCAAGCCGCTGACCTGGGAGCGCAAGGTACGCGCGGCCATCGAGGCCCAACTGCCCGAAGGCGAACCCAGCGCCGAACGCATCGCCCAAGCCATGCACCTGAGCCTGCGCAGCCTGCAACGGCACCTGGCCGACGAAGGCTGCCGCTTCGACGCACTGCTCAACGAGTGCCGGGAGAATCTGGCGCTGCTGCATCTGCGTGATCCGAATTGCTCGCTGAGCGAAGTCAGTTATCTGCTGGGCTTTGCCGATGCCAGCAGCTTCAGCCGCGCCTTCAAGCGCTGGACCGGGATGACGCCGGGGCAGTTTCGGGATGGGTTGCGCTAG
- a CDS encoding cytochrome C, which translates to MRMEVSRHGPLGCALLSVLLAPTASASPSLSPQIPFDVTVTKPVSLVSLQANFDDLSWQTFIALNWPALDNGDPNTGTSIGKQDGATVWESWKESYQIFRAKGQAPLPWNAPATLPEACKSLKPGRLLQQMGKVPDVLDEFIQPFESGPLVDQNGTYTRNEIVVNQSMFNGIVDNGLYSIEGQQKFFAAKPTNAVAFSCGSTETKQVGAVMVKASWKVLGPNDNRQDFHTVDALVYTPGNNDPSHGPIVEESCVSEPVGLVGLHMVHKTASAAQWVWSTFEHVKNVPEKTTPVAQRTGPYLFYNAASNSDINQPPPRPWNPAVKATPSQIVRDVPLTEATKKLNATYQSLLRTVNPQSVWANYQLISTQWPSDPPKNCQVSAANPLGSPAPLFLANATLETYIQGTVPQASSSCMACHGNAATHVTESPRTSFADFTYLLERAQSTGGQGVNHEQ; encoded by the coding sequence ATGAGAATGGAAGTCAGTCGGCATGGCCCGCTTGGCTGTGCATTGTTAAGCGTCTTGCTGGCCCCGACCGCCAGCGCCTCCCCCTCGTTGTCCCCCCAGATACCCTTCGATGTCACGGTAACCAAGCCCGTTTCACTGGTCAGCCTGCAAGCCAATTTCGATGACCTGTCGTGGCAGACCTTCATTGCCCTGAACTGGCCAGCGCTGGATAACGGCGATCCCAATACCGGCACCTCCATCGGCAAGCAGGATGGCGCCACCGTGTGGGAAAGCTGGAAAGAGAGCTACCAGATTTTCCGGGCCAAGGGCCAGGCCCCGCTGCCCTGGAACGCCCCGGCGACCCTGCCTGAGGCGTGCAAGTCGCTCAAGCCCGGTCGCCTGTTGCAGCAGATGGGCAAGGTGCCCGATGTGCTGGATGAATTTATCCAGCCCTTCGAGAGCGGCCCGCTGGTGGACCAGAACGGCACTTACACGCGCAACGAAATCGTGGTCAACCAATCGATGTTCAACGGTATCGTCGACAACGGCCTGTACAGCATCGAAGGGCAGCAGAAGTTTTTCGCCGCCAAGCCGACCAACGCCGTGGCGTTCAGCTGTGGTTCCACCGAGACCAAACAGGTCGGTGCGGTGATGGTGAAGGCGTCGTGGAAAGTGTTGGGCCCCAACGACAACCGGCAGGATTTTCACACTGTCGATGCGCTGGTCTACACCCCGGGCAACAACGATCCGAGCCATGGGCCGATCGTCGAGGAGTCATGCGTGTCCGAGCCGGTCGGGTTGGTGGGGTTGCACATGGTCCATAAGACTGCCAGCGCCGCGCAATGGGTCTGGTCAACCTTTGAGCATGTGAAAAACGTGCCGGAAAAAACCACGCCTGTTGCCCAGCGGACGGGGCCTTATCTGTTCTATAACGCTGCCAGCAACAGCGACATCAACCAGCCGCCGCCACGGCCATGGAACCCGGCCGTGAAGGCGACGCCCTCGCAAATCGTGCGGGACGTGCCGCTGACCGAGGCCACCAAAAAACTGAACGCTACGTATCAAAGCCTGCTGCGTACGGTGAACCCGCAGAGCGTCTGGGCGAACTATCAACTGATCAGCACCCAGTGGCCGTCAGACCCACCCAAGAACTGCCAGGTATCGGCCGCCAACCCGCTGGGCAGCCCCGCGCCGTTGTTCCTGGCCAACGCCACGCTGGAGACCTACATCCAGGGCACGGTGCCCCAGGCGTCTTCCAGTTGCATGGCCTGCCATGGCAATGCGGCCACCCATGTCACCGAGTCCCCGCGTACCAGCTTCGCGGATTTCACCTATTTGCTCGAACGCGCACAGTCCACTGGCGGACAAGGAGTCAACCATGAGCAGTGA
- a CDS encoding sulfate/molybdate ABC transporter ATP-binding protein, with protein MSIEVRNVSKNFHAFKALDDISLDIQSGELVALLGPSGCGKTTLLRIIAGLETPDQGNIVFHGEDVSGHDVRDRNVGFVFQHYALFRHMTVFDNVAFGLRMKPKHQRPNESQIATKVHELLNMVQLDWLADRYPEQLSGGQRQRIALARALAVEPKVLLLDEPFGALDAKVRKELRRWLARLHEDINLTSVFVTHDQEEAMEVADRIVVMNKGVIEQIGSPGEVYENPASDFVYHFLGDSNRLHLGEDRHVLFRPHEVSLSRSELEDHHAAEVRDIRPLGATTRVTLKVEGQSELIEAQVVKDHDSLVGLAKGETLFFKPKVWQKVANL; from the coding sequence ATGTCGATCGAAGTTCGTAACGTCAGTAAGAATTTCCACGCCTTCAAGGCCCTGGACGACATCAGCCTGGACATCCAGAGCGGCGAGCTGGTGGCGCTGCTGGGCCCGTCGGGCTGCGGCAAGACCACGCTGCTTCGGATCATCGCCGGCCTCGAAACCCCGGACCAAGGCAACATCGTGTTCCACGGCGAGGACGTGTCCGGCCACGACGTGCGCGATCGCAACGTCGGTTTCGTGTTCCAGCACTACGCCTTGTTCCGCCACATGACGGTGTTCGACAACGTTGCCTTCGGCCTGCGCATGAAGCCCAAGCACCAGCGTCCGAACGAAAGCCAGATCGCGACCAAGGTCCATGAGCTGTTGAACATGGTGCAACTGGATTGGCTCGCCGACCGCTACCCGGAGCAACTGTCTGGCGGCCAGCGCCAGCGTATCGCACTGGCCCGCGCCCTGGCGGTGGAGCCCAAGGTGTTGCTGCTGGATGAACCGTTCGGCGCCCTCGACGCCAAGGTCCGCAAGGAACTGCGCCGCTGGCTGGCGCGGCTGCACGAAGACATCAACCTGACCTCGGTGTTCGTGACCCACGACCAGGAAGAGGCCATGGAAGTCGCCGACCGGATCGTGGTGATGAACAAAGGCGTGATCGAGCAGATCGGCTCGCCTGGCGAGGTCTACGAAAACCCGGCCAGTGACTTTGTGTATCACTTCCTCGGCGATTCGAACCGCCTGCACTTGGGTGAGGACCGGCATGTTCTGTTCCGCCCTCACGAAGTTTCGCTGTCGCGTTCGGAGCTGGAAGACCACCATGCCGCCGAAGTGCGCGACATCCGTCCGCTCGGCGCCACCACCCGGGTGACCCTGAAGGTGGAAGGCCAGAGCGAACTGATCGAAGCGCAAGTGGTGAAGGATCACGACAGCCTGGTGGGCCTGGCGAAGGGCGAGACGTTGTTCTTCAAGCCGAAGGTCTGGCAGAAAGTTGCCAACCTCTAA
- the cysT gene encoding sulfate ABC transporter permease subunit CysT — MSRRISPVIPGFGLTLGYTLVYLSLIVLIPLAAMFVHAAQLTWEQFWAIISAPRVLAALKLSFGTALFAAIINGVIGTLLAWVLVRYTFPGRKIIDAMIDLPFALPTAVAGIALTALYAPTGLVGQFATDLGFKIAYTPLGITLALTFVTLPFVVRTVQPVLADIPREVEEAAACLGAKPWQVFRHILVPALLPAWLTGFALAFARGVGEYGSVIFIAGNMPMKTEILPLLIMVKLDQYDYTGATSIGVLMLVVSFVLLLLINLLQRRIETP; from the coding sequence ATGTCGCGTCGCATATCCCCCGTCATACCCGGCTTCGGGCTGACGCTGGGCTACACCCTGGTGTACCTCAGTCTGATTGTGCTCATACCGCTGGCGGCCATGTTCGTGCATGCCGCTCAACTCACCTGGGAACAATTCTGGGCGATCATTTCGGCGCCGCGGGTGCTGGCGGCCTTGAAACTCAGTTTCGGCACCGCGCTGTTCGCCGCCATCATCAACGGTGTGATCGGTACGCTGTTGGCCTGGGTGCTGGTGCGCTATACGTTCCCCGGCCGCAAGATCATCGACGCGATGATCGACCTGCCGTTCGCCCTGCCCACCGCCGTGGCCGGTATTGCGCTGACGGCGTTGTATGCGCCGACCGGCCTGGTCGGCCAGTTCGCCACTGACCTGGGCTTCAAGATCGCTTATACGCCGCTGGGCATTACCCTGGCGCTGACCTTCGTGACGCTGCCGTTCGTGGTGCGCACGGTGCAGCCGGTGCTGGCCGATATTCCCCGTGAAGTCGAAGAAGCCGCCGCTTGCCTGGGCGCCAAGCCGTGGCAGGTGTTCCGCCACATCCTCGTGCCGGCGTTGTTGCCGGCCTGGTTGACCGGTTTCGCCCTGGCTTTTGCCCGTGGCGTGGGCGAGTACGGTTCGGTGATTTTCATCGCCGGCAACATGCCGATGAAAACCGAGATCCTGCCGCTGCTGATCATGGTCAAGCTCGACCAATACGACTACACCGGCGCCACCTCCATCGGCGTGCTGATGCTGGTGGTTTCCTTCGTCCTGTTGCTGCTGATCAACCTGCTGCAGCGGCGCATCGAAACCCCTTAA